In one Umezawaea sp. Da 62-37 genomic region, the following are encoded:
- a CDS encoding molybdopterin cofactor-binding domain-containing protein: MTLTPAELTSSVTGGIGTSPQRPDGNLKVRGEFAYASDLWHEDMIWGSTLRSPHPYARIVSIDLTEALKVPGVHAVLTHEDVPGSNLYGLEHKDQPVLAVDVVRYQGEAVALVGADHPETATRAMKRIKVEYEVLEPVVDMETAVDETPLHPGGNLVRHVPIRRGDQEAAADVVVTGRYEVGMQDQAFLGPESGLAVPAEDGGVDLYIATQWLHVDQGQVASALGMPLDKVRLTLSGVGGAFGGREDLSMQVHACMLALHTRKPVKMVYNREESFYGHVHRHPAVLHYEHGATRDGKLVYVRARIFLDGGAYASSTGAVVANAATLGVGPYEVDNVTVDCYGVYTNNPPCGAMRGFGAVQAGFAYESQMDKLAEALGVDPVDLRIANAMTEGSVMPTGQVVDSAAPVAQLLKLVKDKPLPPVSTTLDLRSMPGGVSNTTHGEGVVRGIGYAVGIKNVCFSEGYDDYSTARVRVQVIGGELVALAHTAACEVGQGLVTIMQQIVRTELGVQRVTILPMDTSIGNGGSTSASRQTYVTGGAVKAACAAVHDKLTKLAGGRELSEVDLVALLGDDVVDETVEWRHRATEPLDPETGQGNAHVQYGFAAHRAVVDVDVELGLVKVVELDCAQDVGNALNPQAVLGQIQGGSAQGLGLAVMEEIQTSGGKVRNPSFTDYLIPTVLDMPPMSIDVLELADPNAPYGVRGVGEPPTISSTPAIVAAIRAATGLALTRVPVRPEHITGT, from the coding sequence ATGACCCTGACCCCCGCGGAACTGACCTCCAGCGTCACCGGGGGCATCGGCACCAGCCCCCAGCGCCCGGACGGCAACCTCAAGGTGCGCGGCGAGTTCGCCTACGCGTCCGACCTGTGGCACGAGGACATGATCTGGGGCTCGACGCTGCGCAGCCCGCACCCGTACGCGCGGATCGTGTCGATCGACCTCACCGAGGCCCTCAAGGTCCCCGGCGTGCACGCCGTGCTCACGCACGAGGACGTGCCCGGCTCGAACCTGTACGGCCTGGAGCACAAGGACCAGCCAGTGCTGGCGGTCGACGTCGTGCGCTACCAGGGCGAGGCGGTCGCGCTCGTCGGCGCCGACCACCCGGAGACCGCGACCCGCGCGATGAAGCGGATCAAGGTCGAGTACGAGGTCCTGGAACCCGTGGTGGACATGGAGACCGCGGTCGACGAGACGCCGCTGCACCCCGGCGGCAACCTCGTGCGGCACGTGCCGATCCGGCGCGGCGACCAGGAGGCCGCGGCCGACGTCGTGGTCACCGGCCGCTACGAGGTCGGCATGCAGGACCAGGCGTTCCTCGGCCCGGAGTCCGGGCTCGCGGTGCCCGCCGAGGACGGCGGTGTCGACCTGTACATCGCCACCCAGTGGCTGCACGTCGACCAAGGCCAGGTCGCGTCCGCGCTGGGGATGCCGCTGGACAAGGTGCGGCTGACGCTGTCCGGTGTCGGCGGCGCGTTCGGCGGCCGGGAAGACCTGTCGATGCAGGTGCACGCGTGCATGCTGGCGCTGCACACCCGCAAGCCGGTGAAGATGGTCTACAACCGCGAGGAGTCGTTCTACGGCCACGTGCACCGCCACCCCGCCGTGCTGCACTACGAGCACGGCGCCACCCGCGACGGGAAACTGGTGTACGTCAGGGCGAGGATCTTCCTCGACGGCGGCGCGTACGCGTCCAGCACCGGCGCGGTCGTCGCGAACGCGGCCACGCTCGGCGTCGGCCCGTACGAGGTCGACAACGTGACGGTCGACTGCTACGGCGTCTACACCAACAACCCGCCGTGCGGCGCGATGCGCGGATTCGGCGCCGTGCAAGCGGGTTTCGCCTACGAGTCCCAGATGGACAAGCTGGCCGAGGCGCTGGGCGTGGACCCGGTCGACCTGCGGATCGCGAACGCGATGACCGAGGGCTCGGTCATGCCGACCGGCCAGGTCGTCGACTCCGCCGCCCCGGTCGCGCAACTGCTGAAGCTGGTCAAGGACAAGCCGCTGCCGCCCGTGTCCACCACGCTCGACCTGCGCTCGATGCCCGGCGGCGTCTCCAACACCACCCACGGCGAGGGCGTCGTGCGCGGGATCGGCTACGCGGTGGGCATCAAGAACGTCTGCTTCTCCGAGGGCTACGACGACTACTCGACCGCCCGCGTGCGCGTCCAGGTCATCGGCGGCGAACTCGTCGCGCTGGCGCACACCGCGGCGTGCGAGGTCGGCCAGGGCCTGGTGACGATCATGCAGCAGATCGTGCGCACCGAACTGGGCGTGCAGCGGGTGACGATCCTGCCGATGGACACCTCCATCGGCAACGGCGGCTCCACCTCGGCGTCCCGGCAGACCTACGTCACCGGCGGCGCGGTCAAGGCCGCGTGCGCGGCGGTGCACGACAAGCTCACCAAGCTCGCGGGTGGGCGCGAACTGTCCGAAGTGGACCTGGTGGCGCTGCTCGGCGACGACGTGGTCGACGAGACGGTCGAGTGGCGGCACCGGGCCACCGAGCCGCTGGACCCGGAAACGGGCCAGGGCAACGCCCACGTGCAGTACGGCTTCGCGGCGCACCGCGCGGTCGTCGACGTGGACGTGGAACTCGGGCTGGTCAAGGTGGTCGAACTGGACTGCGCGCAGGACGTCGGCAACGCGCTGAACCCGCAGGCCGTGCTCGGCCAGATCCAGGGCGGTTCCGCGCAGGGCCTCGGGCTCGCCGTCATGGAGGAGATCCAGACCTCCGGCGGCAAGGTGCGCAACCCGTCGTTCACCGACTACCTGATCCCGACCGTGCTCGACATGCCGCCGATGAGCATCGACGTCCTCGAACTGGCAGACCCCAACGCGCCCTACGGCGTCCGCGGCGTCGGCGAACCACCCACGATCTCGTCCACCCCGGCCATCGTGGCCGCCATCAGGGCCGCGACCGGCCTGGCGCTCACCCGCGTGCCGGTCCGCCCCGAGCACATCACCGGAACCTAG
- a CDS encoding nucleoside deaminase — MTTSPTTSDQAWLREAIDLATKNVADGGGPFGAVIIRDGRVIATGTNQVTHLLDPTAHAEIVAIRAACQAIGDFKLTGCVLVSSCEPCPLCISAALWARVDRVVFAADRDDAAAAGFDDREFYELFSKPREAWSLPVDRVGTDVDNAPFAAWQSRSDRVDY, encoded by the coding sequence ATGACCACCTCCCCCACCACGTCCGACCAGGCCTGGCTGCGCGAGGCCATCGACCTGGCGACGAAGAACGTCGCCGACGGCGGCGGCCCGTTCGGCGCGGTGATCATCCGCGACGGCCGGGTCATCGCCACCGGCACCAACCAGGTCACGCACCTGCTCGACCCGACCGCGCACGCCGAGATCGTCGCCATCCGCGCTGCCTGCCAGGCGATCGGCGACTTCAAGCTCACCGGCTGCGTGCTGGTGTCGTCGTGCGAACCGTGCCCGCTGTGCATCTCCGCCGCCCTGTGGGCGCGGGTGGACCGGGTGGTGTTCGCCGCCGACCGCGACGACGCCGCGGCGGCCGGGTTCGACGACCGCGAGTTCTACGAGCTGTTCAGCAAGCCGAGGGAGGCCTGGAGCCTGCCCGTCGACCGCGTCGGCACCGACGTGGACAACGCGCCTTTCGCGGCGTGGCAGTCCCGCAGCGATCGGGTCGACTACTAG
- a CDS encoding NCS2 family permease, which yields MAPTMTWAQAFGLVVLEGFCIVVMAVSGVRERIINAIPAPLKIAITVGVGLYIAFVGLVSAGFVTRTPDAAHSTVPVRMGVDGHLVGWPIVVFAVGLLLMVVLMSRGVPGAVLISIGTATLLAIVVNAVFHVEGWGLVEPTVPDSIVAAPDFGLFGRIDLFGGFASAGAISATVFLFTLVLSGFFDAMGTITSVSDEAGLTKDGKVEGMGRILLVDGAGAIAGGITGSSPNTVFLESAAGVGEGARTSLASVVTGAMLGATLLFTPLAAVVPAQAAAPALVVIGGLMMAQVRRIPWQDTDYTIPVFLTAALIPFTYSITNGIGAGLVSYVLIKLCKGGWREVGGLMTTIAGLFVLYFGVEAVTAVLR from the coding sequence ATGGCGCCCACCATGACCTGGGCGCAAGCGTTCGGCCTCGTCGTCCTGGAGGGCTTCTGCATCGTCGTCATGGCCGTCTCCGGGGTGCGGGAACGGATCATCAACGCCATCCCCGCGCCGCTCAAGATCGCCATCACCGTCGGGGTCGGGCTCTACATCGCGTTCGTGGGCCTGGTCAGCGCCGGTTTCGTCACCCGGACGCCCGACGCGGCTCACTCGACCGTCCCGGTCAGGATGGGCGTGGACGGCCACCTGGTCGGCTGGCCGATCGTCGTCTTCGCGGTCGGGTTGCTGCTGATGGTCGTGCTGATGAGCCGGGGCGTGCCCGGCGCGGTGCTGATCAGCATCGGCACCGCCACGCTGCTGGCCATCGTGGTGAACGCCGTCTTCCACGTCGAGGGCTGGGGCCTGGTGGAGCCGACCGTGCCCGACAGCATCGTCGCCGCACCGGACTTCGGCCTGTTCGGCCGGATCGACCTGTTCGGCGGCTTCGCCTCGGCGGGCGCGATCAGCGCCACCGTCTTCCTGTTCACCCTCGTGCTGTCGGGGTTCTTCGACGCCATGGGCACCATCACCAGCGTCTCCGACGAGGCGGGCCTGACCAAGGACGGCAAGGTCGAGGGCATGGGCCGCATCCTGCTCGTGGACGGCGCGGGCGCCATCGCGGGCGGCATCACCGGCTCCTCGCCGAACACCGTGTTCCTGGAGTCCGCGGCGGGCGTCGGCGAGGGCGCGCGAACCAGCCTGGCCAGCGTCGTCACCGGCGCGATGCTCGGGGCTACCCTGCTGTTCACACCCCTCGCGGCCGTCGTCCCGGCACAGGCCGCCGCGCCCGCGCTCGTCGTGATCGGCGGCCTGATGATGGCGCAGGTCCGCCGCATCCCATGGCAGGACACCGACTACACGATCCCGGTGTTCCTCACGGCCGCGCTCATCCCGTTCACCTACTCGATCACCAATGGCATCGGAGCAGGCCTCGTGTCCTACGTTCTCATCAAGCTGTGCAAAGGCGGGTGGCGCGAGGTGGGTGGGTTGATGACCACGATCGCGGGCCTGTTCGTCCTCTACTTCGGCGTCGAAGCCGTCACGGCGGTGCTCCGCTGA
- a CDS encoding gamma-glutamylcyclotransferase, whose product MALIFLNGGGMRGGPLHHQLQGTPLLFVARSAPKYRYFSVGDRFPAMHRSGTGSVVGEVYDLPLTILRDHLFPAEPPELEIGVIELADGGACLATVLRDSCLGGPDLVDITHIGDWQAWLDRDRG is encoded by the coding sequence ATGGCGCTGATCTTCCTCAACGGCGGCGGCATGCGCGGCGGCCCGCTCCACCACCAGCTCCAGGGGACGCCGCTGCTGTTCGTCGCCCGCAGTGCGCCCAAGTACCGCTACTTCTCCGTCGGCGACCGCTTCCCAGCCATGCACCGCTCCGGCACCGGCAGCGTCGTCGGCGAGGTCTACGACCTCCCGCTGACCATCCTGCGCGACCACCTCTTCCCCGCCGAGCCACCCGAGCTGGAGATCGGGGTGATCGAACTGGCCGATGGCGGTGCCTGTTTGGCGACTGTGCTGCGGGACAGCTGTCTTGGTGGTCCGGATCTTGTGGACATCACCCATATAGGTGACTGGCAGGCGTGGTTGGACCGCGATCGGGGGTGA
- a CDS encoding response regulator transcription factor: MIRLVIVDDHPVVRDGLRGMFSGDDDFEVVGEAADGAEAVTLVEALRPDVVLMDLRMPRVDGVGAITLLRAKRNPARILVLTTFDTESDVLPAVKAGATGYLLKDTPRDELFRAVRSAARGEAVLSPSVATTLLGQVRSPAADPLSTRELEVLGLVARGSTNREAAAKLFISEATVKTHLLHVYTKLGVKDRAAAVAVAFERGLF; encoded by the coding sequence GTGATCCGCCTGGTGATCGTGGACGACCACCCGGTCGTGCGGGACGGACTGCGGGGCATGTTCTCCGGCGACGACGACTTCGAGGTCGTCGGCGAAGCCGCCGACGGCGCCGAAGCCGTCACCCTGGTCGAAGCACTCAGACCCGACGTCGTGCTGATGGACCTCCGCATGCCACGCGTGGACGGCGTCGGCGCCATCACCCTGCTGCGGGCAAAGCGGAACCCCGCCCGAATCCTGGTGCTGACGACCTTCGACACCGAAAGCGACGTGCTGCCCGCCGTGAAAGCAGGCGCCACCGGCTACCTGCTCAAGGACACCCCCCGCGACGAACTCTTCCGCGCCGTCCGCTCCGCCGCCCGCGGAGAAGCAGTGCTATCGCCCTCAGTCGCAACAACGCTGCTGGGCCAGGTCCGCTCACCCGCCGCCGACCCCTTGAGCACACGCGAACTGGAAGTACTGGGGCTCGTGGCACGAGGATCCACCAACCGCGAGGCAGCGGCAAAGCTGTTCATCAGCGAGGCAACAGTGAAGACACACCTGCTGCATGTGTACACGAAGCTAGGAGTGAAGGACCGAGCTGCCGCAGTAGCCGTGGCCTTCGAACGCGGATTGTTCTAA
- a CDS encoding sensor histidine kinase — protein MAETALDSWERRMQAVGHVVPYFVLTVTTALYLVLSPHDRGAKLISLAVVAGMYAWMFWWFTAHPQWRTRQDLMAVFVLGLLVFYAFLGLRETWFGAVSFAVYVHAGEVLTVKRMFAAVATTAVIATMSLFGGVPSGPEFTAFLMFGLLFVTIACTFTFVGHVTTEQSRKRKEMVVQLAATMEENAGLHAQLLIQAREAGVLDERQRMAQEIHDTLAQGFTGIITQLEAAEQTGDWRNRIAIATRLARENLTEARRSVHALRPAPLDNAALPEALAEVVQGWCGATGVAVEVTTTGTARPMHPEVEVALLRTAQEALANVAKHAAASRVGLTLSYMEDVVTLDVRDDGVGFDPGSTDGEGFGLTTMRQRVSRLAGAFEVESEPGMGTAVSASVPAIPTAVTT, from the coding sequence GTGGCCGAGACCGCGCTGGACAGCTGGGAACGCCGGATGCAGGCGGTGGGGCACGTCGTCCCGTACTTCGTGCTCACCGTCACCACCGCGCTCTACCTCGTGCTGTCCCCGCACGACCGCGGGGCGAAGCTGATCAGCCTCGCGGTCGTGGCCGGGATGTACGCGTGGATGTTCTGGTGGTTCACCGCCCACCCGCAGTGGCGGACCCGCCAGGACCTGATGGCCGTCTTCGTCCTCGGCCTGCTGGTCTTCTACGCCTTCCTCGGCCTGCGCGAGACGTGGTTCGGCGCCGTGTCGTTCGCCGTCTACGTCCACGCGGGCGAAGTGCTCACGGTGAAGCGGATGTTCGCCGCGGTCGCCACGACCGCCGTGATCGCCACCATGTCGCTGTTCGGCGGCGTGCCGAGCGGACCGGAGTTCACCGCGTTCCTGATGTTCGGCCTCCTCTTCGTCACGATCGCCTGCACGTTCACGTTCGTCGGGCACGTCACGACCGAGCAGAGCCGCAAGCGCAAGGAGATGGTCGTCCAGCTGGCCGCGACCATGGAGGAGAACGCCGGCCTGCACGCCCAACTCCTCATCCAGGCCCGCGAGGCCGGTGTGCTCGACGAGCGCCAGCGGATGGCCCAGGAGATCCACGACACGCTGGCGCAGGGCTTCACCGGGATCATCACCCAGCTGGAAGCCGCCGAGCAGACCGGCGACTGGCGGAACCGCATCGCCATCGCCACTCGCCTGGCCAGGGAGAACCTCACGGAGGCCAGGCGCTCCGTGCACGCCCTCCGCCCCGCCCCACTGGACAACGCGGCCCTGCCCGAGGCACTGGCCGAGGTCGTGCAGGGCTGGTGCGGCGCGACCGGCGTCGCCGTCGAGGTCACCACGACCGGCACCGCGCGGCCGATGCACCCGGAGGTCGAGGTCGCGCTGCTGCGCACCGCGCAGGAGGCGCTCGCGAACGTGGCCAAGCACGCCGCCGCGTCCAGGGTGGGGCTGACGCTGTCGTACATGGAGGACGTGGTCACACTGGACGTCCGCGACGACGGCGTCGGCTTCGACCCCGGTTCCACCGATGGCGAGGGGTTCGGTTTGACGACCATGCGGCAACGGGTGAGCAGGCTGGCGGGCGCCTTCGAGGTCGAATCCGAACCCGGCATGGGCACGGCCGTCTCCGCAAGCGTCCCCGCGATCCCGACGGCGGTCACGACGTGA
- a CDS encoding ABC transporter permease, with amino-acid sequence MLKVIRIEAKLFLREGATAYFSLLFPTILLLALGAIPALRSPDPTFGGLRFIDGYVGTLVVITLGYLGLQRVPATVATYREKGVLRRLSTTPLHPAKVLTAQLVVNLAAAVASVVLVVAVGKLVFDIDLPHHPVGFVLATLLGATSLFALGLVIAALAPTARAATGIAGVLFILIMFFGGAYLPRFLLPEVVNTVGQYLPPGVAALQNAWVGTAPEPLHLVIMALITAFAGTVAAKTFRWE; translated from the coding sequence GTGCTCAAGGTCATCCGGATCGAAGCGAAGTTGTTCCTGCGCGAAGGGGCCACGGCCTACTTCTCGCTGCTGTTCCCGACCATCCTGCTGCTGGCGCTGGGGGCCATCCCCGCGCTGCGGTCCCCGGACCCGACGTTCGGCGGGCTGCGGTTCATCGACGGCTACGTCGGCACGCTGGTGGTGATCACGCTGGGGTACCTGGGTTTGCAGCGGGTGCCCGCGACGGTGGCCACCTACCGGGAGAAGGGCGTGCTGCGGCGGCTGTCGACCACGCCGCTGCACCCGGCGAAGGTGCTGACCGCGCAGCTCGTGGTCAACCTGGCCGCCGCGGTGGCGTCGGTGGTGCTCGTGGTGGCGGTCGGCAAGCTGGTGTTCGACATCGACCTGCCGCACCACCCGGTCGGGTTCGTCCTCGCCACGTTGCTGGGAGCCACCTCGCTGTTCGCGCTGGGGCTGGTCATCGCCGCGCTCGCACCCACGGCACGGGCCGCCACCGGCATCGCGGGCGTCCTGTTCATCCTGATCATGTTCTTCGGCGGCGCCTACCTGCCGCGGTTCCTGCTGCCCGAGGTGGTCAACACCGTCGGCCAGTACCTGCCGCCGGGCGTCGCCGCCCTCCAGAACGCGTGGGTCGGCACCGCCCCGGAACCGCTGCACCTCGTGATCATGGCCCTGATCACCGCCTTCGCGGGTACCGTCGCCGCGAAGACCTTCCGTTGGGAGTAG
- a CDS encoding ABC transporter ATP-binding protein, whose translation MAIIEVVDLGKRYGPKVAVESVSFTVEEGEIFGVLGPNGAGKTTTVECVEGMRVPDRGTIRVDGLDPRRDRGELRQRMGVQLQESQLPERLRVWEALDLYSSFYPNPVDWRDLMVRLGLEGQRDVEFGKLSGGQKQRLSVALALVGRPRIAVLDELTTGLDPQARRDTWDLIEGIRDSGVTVLLVTHFMEEAERLCDRLAVIDAGRVVAIDSPAGLVSRVDSEQRVRFRPSRPIAEALFLELPEVSGVRSHGGQLVVTGSGNLLHAVTSVLARNQVVAAELRIEQASLDDAFVELTGRKLSS comes from the coding sequence ATGGCGATCATCGAGGTGGTGGACCTCGGCAAGCGGTACGGGCCGAAGGTCGCGGTGGAGAGCGTGTCGTTCACCGTGGAAGAGGGCGAGATCTTCGGCGTGCTGGGGCCGAACGGGGCGGGCAAGACCACGACGGTCGAGTGCGTCGAGGGGATGAGGGTCCCCGATCGCGGCACGATCCGGGTCGACGGGCTGGACCCGCGGCGCGACCGGGGTGAGCTGCGGCAGCGGATGGGCGTGCAGCTCCAGGAGAGCCAGCTGCCGGAACGCCTTCGGGTGTGGGAGGCGCTGGACCTCTACAGCTCGTTCTACCCGAACCCGGTCGACTGGCGGGACCTGATGGTCCGGCTCGGACTGGAAGGGCAGCGGGACGTCGAGTTCGGCAAGCTGTCCGGCGGGCAGAAGCAGCGGCTGTCGGTGGCGCTGGCGCTGGTCGGCAGGCCGCGGATCGCGGTGCTCGACGAGCTGACCACGGGCCTGGACCCGCAGGCGCGGCGGGACACCTGGGACCTGATCGAGGGCATCCGGGACTCCGGCGTGACCGTCCTGCTCGTCACGCACTTCATGGAGGAGGCCGAACGCCTCTGCGACCGGCTCGCCGTGATCGACGCGGGCAGGGTCGTCGCGATCGACTCGCCCGCCGGGCTGGTGTCGCGGGTGGACAGCGAGCAGCGGGTGCGGTTCCGGCCGTCCAGGCCGATCGCCGAGGCGCTCTTCCTGGAACTCCCCGAGGTGTCGGGCGTGCGCTCGCACGGCGGCCAGCTCGTCGTGACCGGGTCGGGGAACCTGCTGCACGCCGTCACGTCGGTGTTGGCGCGCAACCAAGTCGTGGCCGCGGAGCTGCGCATCGAACAGGCCAGTCTCGACGACGCGTTCGTCGAGCTCACCGGCCGCAAGCTCAGCAGCTGA
- a CDS encoding bile acid:sodium symporter family protein, translating to MDSVLGSVLLPVALAVVMLGLGLSLTVEDFVRVRRQPAAVFVALVCQLVLLPALCFGLVVLFGLPPLLAVGMMLLAASPGGTTANLFSHVFRGDVALNITLTAVNSVLAVVTLPLVTNIAIKAFAPDEGALDLQFDKVLQVFAIVLAPVVIGMVVRRRWAGFADRMDRPVRIFSVAVLASVIVATVVSERANLGTYLAATGVVVLVFCSISLSLGYFAPLLFGIGHRQAIASAFEIGVHNSTLAITIAISVLGSTDIAVPAAVYGVVMFPVAAVFGWFVVRVRSGENPEVGQPIG from the coding sequence ATGGATTCCGTGCTCGGTTCGGTGCTGCTGCCGGTGGCCTTGGCCGTGGTGATGCTGGGGCTCGGGCTGTCGTTGACGGTGGAGGACTTCGTCCGGGTGCGGCGTCAGCCCGCGGCGGTGTTCGTGGCGCTGGTCTGCCAACTGGTGCTGCTGCCCGCGCTCTGCTTCGGATTGGTGGTGCTGTTCGGGCTGCCGCCGCTGCTGGCAGTCGGGATGATGCTGCTGGCGGCTTCACCCGGCGGGACGACGGCGAACCTGTTCAGCCACGTGTTCCGCGGCGACGTCGCCCTGAACATTACGCTCACGGCGGTGAACTCGGTGCTGGCCGTGGTGACGTTGCCGCTGGTCACCAACATCGCGATCAAGGCCTTCGCACCCGACGAAGGGGCGTTGGACCTCCAGTTCGACAAGGTCCTCCAGGTGTTCGCGATCGTGCTGGCGCCGGTGGTGATCGGCATGGTGGTGCGGCGGAGGTGGGCCGGGTTCGCCGACCGGATGGACCGGCCCGTGCGGATCTTCTCCGTCGCGGTGCTGGCCTCGGTGATCGTGGCGACGGTGGTGTCGGAGCGGGCGAACCTCGGAACGTACCTGGCGGCCACGGGTGTGGTCGTGCTGGTGTTCTGCTCGATCAGCCTGTCGCTGGGGTACTTCGCGCCGCTGCTGTTCGGGATCGGGCACCGGCAGGCGATCGCGAGCGCGTTCGAGATCGGCGTGCACAACAGCACGTTGGCGATCACGATCGCGATCAGCGTGCTGGGCAGCACGGACATCGCGGTGCCCGCGGCGGTCTACGGGGTGGTCATGTTCCCCGTCGCCGCGGTGTTCGGGTGGTTCGTGGTCAGGGTCAGGTCGGGGGAGAACCCCGAGGTGGGTCAACCGATCGGTTGA
- a CDS encoding helix-turn-helix domain-containing protein has translation MPRISADTVAQHRANRLRALLDAGRDLVTESGPDALTLAALARRVGLSRPSLYEYFRSREELVAAIVTDELPEWARHLERAVAAAHGVPAKIEAYLRAELGVITDGSHSAVVALSAHALPDASRELIRTEHERLLSPLIAVLEDAQVDDPRLRALFVHGMVEAAARTIVPGRDDHNEAVMTALVDQVLHGVARTTG, from the coding sequence GTGCCCAGGATCAGCGCCGACACGGTCGCGCAACACCGCGCCAACCGCCTGCGCGCCCTGCTCGACGCCGGGCGCGACCTCGTCACCGAAAGCGGCCCCGACGCCCTCACCCTCGCCGCCCTCGCCCGTCGCGTCGGCCTCTCCCGCCCCAGCCTCTACGAGTACTTCCGCTCCCGCGAGGAACTCGTCGCCGCCATCGTCACCGACGAACTCCCCGAGTGGGCGCGCCACCTCGAGCGCGCCGTGGCCGCCGCGCACGGCGTCCCGGCCAAGATCGAGGCGTACCTGCGCGCCGAACTGGGCGTCATCACCGACGGCAGCCACAGCGCGGTCGTCGCCCTGTCCGCCCACGCCCTCCCGGACGCCAGCCGGGAGCTCATCCGCACCGAACACGAACGCCTGCTGTCACCGCTGATCGCCGTTCTGGAAGACGCCCAGGTCGACGACCCGCGGCTGCGCGCGCTGTTCGTCCACGGCATGGTCGAGGCCGCCGCCAGGACCATCGTCCCCGGCCGCGACGACCACAACGAAGCCGTCATGACCGCGCTCGTCGACCAGGTCCTGCATGGCGTGGCCCGCACGACCGGGTGA
- a CDS encoding antibiotic biosynthesis monooxygenase gives MFIATNRLFVPADRADEFETRFRANMRTYLPGVPGLRRSTLLRPTSPDQPYVSLNEFDTEADFRAWVASDSFREAHARNKGIARHVTGNAVETFEHSEDLVLIAS, from the coding sequence ATGTTCATCGCCACCAACCGCCTGTTCGTCCCAGCCGATCGCGCCGATGAGTTCGAAACCAGGTTCCGCGCCAACATGCGCACCTACCTGCCCGGCGTCCCCGGCCTGCGCCGCAGCACCCTGCTCCGCCCCACCAGCCCGGACCAGCCGTACGTGTCGCTCAACGAGTTCGACACCGAGGCCGACTTCCGCGCCTGGGTGGCCTCCGACTCCTTCCGCGAGGCCCACGCCCGCAACAAGGGCATCGCCCGCCACGTCACCGGCAACGCCGTGGAGACGTTCGAGCACTCCGAGGACCTGGTCCTGATCGCGTCCTAG
- a CDS encoding DUF305 domain-containing protein: MRIRVGLVAIALLLTGCTGTSSTEDAAPIIVPGAPGEAAKTISPDDLGTDRYIAPNDRDLAYVAGMVVHHRQAVDMTALAPERASNEVVRGLASRIHDTQGPEIGAMEQWQRQFAVTAEQHGHSGKMPTVDHAAMPGMATPEQMAELKAAAGAEFDKVFVRLMIAHHEGALTMAQDVLSDGVDVKVEEMAADVIATQTDEIDRMRALGLV; this comes from the coding sequence ATGCGCATCAGGGTCGGGTTGGTGGCGATCGCGCTGCTGCTCACGGGCTGTACGGGCACCTCCTCCACCGAGGACGCGGCGCCGATCATCGTTCCCGGCGCGCCGGGTGAGGCCGCGAAGACGATCTCACCCGACGATCTTGGCACCGACCGGTACATCGCGCCGAACGACCGCGATTTGGCCTATGTCGCGGGGATGGTCGTGCACCACCGGCAGGCCGTCGACATGACCGCGCTGGCACCCGAGCGGGCGTCGAACGAGGTCGTGCGGGGGTTGGCGTCGCGGATCCACGACACGCAGGGGCCGGAGATCGGGGCCATGGAGCAGTGGCAGCGGCAGTTCGCGGTGACGGCCGAGCAGCACGGGCATTCGGGGAAGATGCCGACCGTCGACCACGCGGCCATGCCGGGGATGGCCACGCCGGAGCAGATGGCGGAGTTGAAGGCCGCTGCCGGGGCGGAGTTCGACAAGGTGTTCGTGCGGCTGATGATCGCGCACCACGAGGGCGCGCTGACGATGGCCCAGGACGTGCTGTCCGACGGGGTGGACGTGAAGGTCGAGGAGATGGCGGCGGACGTGATCGCCACGCAGACCGACGAGATCGACCGGATGCGCGCGCTCGGGCTGGTCTAG